DNA sequence from the Brooklawnia cerclae genome:
GCGGTGCTGGTACTCGGCGGCGCTGGCGGCCGCCTCGATGTCGGGGTCGGTGAACGCGAAGCCGCCCCCGCCGTGGCAATGCGTGTCGACGAGCCCGGGCAGGATGAAGCCGTCGTGGTCCCATGCGCGTCCGGTCTGGGGTTCGACGGCGGTGATCTGCTCGTCGGTGATGGTGATCGTGACCGGTTGGATGCGTCCCGTCGCTGTGACGCCTGGTCCAGTGATCTGCATGACTACAGCCTTGCTCCCCGCGCACGCTCCGGGGAGGTTTTCTCGCGAGACCACAGGGCGGGTGGCGTTCGGCCCGGCGTGAAAGAGTCGTCCTCGGGCAATAGGCTGGCCAGGTGGACGACGACCTGGACCTCGGCACGCTCGATGGGGACGAGCAGGACGATGACGTGCTGGACTACCAGCAGGACGGTCTCGACCTGTTCGGTGAACCTCTGGCCGATCCCAGGCCCGCCTGCGACATCGCCGCGGACGCCGGTGAACTGCTGGACCTCGCGGATTCGGTGAACGAGATGCCCGAGGACGCCGGAGAGCCGGGGTCCGAGGACGCTCGTGTAGTCGGCGACTCGGAGTCCCGTGACACAGTTCCTTCAAATTCCGGCGAGCCCGGTCCATCAGCGCAGTCGGACGGTGTGTCGCGCCCGACCCGGCCGAATCGAAGGAACTCAGTCACGACCGCGTCGGCGTCCGATCCCGATCCGCAGGCGGCGACACGGCCGGAGGCTCCGCTCGCGCTGTACCGGCGCTACCGGCCCGACACGTTCGCCGACGTCATCGGCCAGGAGCACGTCACCGAGCCGCTGATGCGCGCGATCGCGAACAACCGGGTCAACCACGCCTACCTGTTCAGCGGCCCGCGTGGCTGCGGCAAGACGACCAGCGCCCGCATCCTCGCGCGGTGCCTCAACTGTGCCGAGGGCCCCACGCCCACCCCGTGCGGGGTCTGCGACAGCTGCCGTGCGCTGGCCACCGGCGGTCCCGGAAGCATCGACGTCATCGAGATCGACGCTGCGTCCCACGGCCGGGTGGACGACGCCCGCGAGCTCCGCGAGGGCGTCTACTTCGCGCCGGTGGCGAGCCGCTACAAGGTGTACATCATCGACGAGGCGCACATGGTGACCAAAGAGGGCTTCAACGCCCTGCTGAAGGTCGTCGAGGAACCGCCCGAGCATGTGAAGTTCATCTTCGCGACCACCGAGCCCGACAAGGTCATCGGGACGATCCGGTCGCGCACCCACCACTATCCCTTCCGCCTGGTGCCGCCGAAGACGCTCGCCGCCTACCTTGAACGGATCTGCGACGAGGAGGGCGTCAGTGTCGATCGCGGCGTCCTGCCGCTCGTGGTGCGTGCCGGCGCGGGCTCGGTGCGCGACTCGCTGTCGGTGCTCGACCAGCTGCTCGGTGCCGCGGGCGAGACCGGGGTCAGCTACCGGCAGGCGGCCGCGCTGCTCGGCTACACCCCTGACGCGCTGCTCGACGAGATCGTGGACGCGTTCGCTGCGGGCGACGGGCGGGGGGTCTTCGCCACGATCGACAAGGTGATCGAGATCGGTCAGGACCCGCGCCGGTTCGCCGAGGACCTGCTGGAACGGTTCCGCGACCTCGTGATCATCGCGCAGGTGCCGGACGCGATCTCGTCCGGTCTGATCGATGTGGCCGACGACCAGGCAGAACGTCTGCAGACGCAGGCGGCTGCCCTCGGCCCGGGCGAACTCACCCGGGCGGCCGAGGTGATCGCCGAGGGGCTGGTGCAGATGCGCGGGACCACGGCTCCCCGGCTGCACCTCGAGCTGCTGTGCTCGCGTGTGCTGCTGCCCGCCTCCGATCTCGGTGGACGCGACGTCCATGCCCGGCTCGACCGGATCGAGCGGCGTCTCGACATGCCCGATGTGATGCCCGGGCGTGCCCAGCAGACCCCGGCGTCCTCGCCCGCCTGGGACGACGCACCGGCCGAGCGTCCGGCGGCTCCCCGGCCGACCCCGACCCGCGCTCCGGAGCCCGAGCCCTCGTCCACCGCGGAACCTCAGGAGACGGCGTCACGTCGGCAACGCCCGGCCAGGCGTCCCGCGGCCTCGCCCGCACCCACCCCGGATGCGGCCCCCGGCGCCCCGAGCACCACTCCCGCCGCGGAAACCGGTCAGCCGTCACGCCGTCAGCGTCCGGCGAGGTCTCCCGCGGCTGCCGGACAGCAGGCTCCCGCGTCCGCACCCGAGCCGGAAACCCCCACCGTGACCGCAGGCGCCGGCGTGGAATCGATCGGTACGGCCGACGTCCGGCGACTGTGGCCGCAGGTATTGGACGAGGTCAAGTCGCGCAAGCGGTTCACGCATGCGCTGCTCAGCCAGAACGCGCACGTCATCGAGGTGCGCGGCCGCGACCTGCTGCTGGGGTTCGCCAACCAGGGGACGCTGGAGCGATTCCGGGACGGCGGCAGCGCCGATGTTCTGCGGGAGTGCCTCATGGAGGTGCTGGGCGCCGACCTGCACGTCGTCTCGGCGGTCGACGGAGGCCCGATCCAGCCCGGGCCTGCACCGCAGCCCGCCCGCGCGTCCACCAGCGGCCGTCGTGCGTCGCATCAGGCCTCGCCGGACGATCCGCGGCCCTCCGCCCACACGTCTCGTCCCGACCCTGCTCCGCAGACCGAGCGGGTCGCGCCTCCCGAGCCACCGGACGACCCGCCCGAGCCGGACGACGAGATCTCGGAGTCGGACGTCGTGATCGACGACTCGAACCAGGATGCCGCCGAACTCCTTGTGCAGAGCCTCGGCGCTGAGATCATTGACGAACAGGACAGCTGAATCGACCGTACCGGCCGGTTCGACCGCCGCACGACATCGGCTACCGCCGGAGCCGGGCAACCGCCAGAAAGGAAACGCATGTTCCCCGAGGGAATGGACATGGGCGCGCTCCTCGAGCAGGCGCAGGCCATGCAGCAGCAGTTGCAGCAGGCGCAGGACGAGTTGGCCAACGCGACGTTCGTCGGCACAGCCGGCGGAGGTGTCGTCGAGGCGACGATGACCGGTGGTGGCGAGCTGATCGGGCTCGTCATCAAGCCGGAGGCCGTTGACCTGGACGATCTCGAGTCGCTCAGCGATCTGGTCATCGCCGCCGTGCGCGATGCGAGCCAGCAGGCCGTCACGAGGGCCCAGTCGGTGATGCCCGATCTGGGCGGCCTGGGTCTCTGAGGAGTTCGCCGCAGTGTATGACGGACCGGTCCAGGACCTGATCGACGAGTTGGGTCGCCTTCCCGGCGTCGGGCCGAAGAGCGCTCAGCGCATCGCGTTCTGGCTGCTCGATCAGCCCGCTGAGGACGTGGAGCGCCTCGCCCACGCGCTGATCGAGGTGAAGCAGAAGGTGCGCTTCTGTTCGGTCTGCTTCAACGTGACCGACGAGGAGGTCTGCCGCATCTGCCGCGATCCGCGGCGCGACCGCTCGTCCATCTGCGTGGTGGAGGAGAGCAAGGACGTCGTGGCGATCGAACGCACGCGAGAGTTCCGCGGGCGCTACCACGTGCTCGGCGGGTCGATCAGCCCGATCGCGGGGCGTGGCCCCGGCGACCTGCACATAGCCGAACTCGTCCGGCGGCTCGCGGACGAGTCGATCACCGAGGTGATCCTGGCCACGAACCCCAACCTGGAGGGTGAGGCCACGGCGACCTATCTCGCGCGGTTGCTCGGGCAGACCCCGGGCATCCAGATCAGCAGGCTGGCCTCGGGGCTGCCGGTGGGCGGCGACCTCGAATACGCCGATGAAGTGACCCTGGGAAGGGCGTTCAGCGGCCGTCGCTATGTGAGCTGATCGACCCTCGTCGTTGCTCGTTGTCCTTCGACAAGCTCAGGAACCGTCTGTCGAAACGAGCGTTCCCGACGAAGCGTCCTTTCGACGGGCTCAAGGGCCGTGATGCTCGTTGAGCTTGTCGAAGCGAGCAGAGATGCGCGTCCCCCCGAGGGGACGGCGCTCAGCGGAGAGGCTCGCCGATCTCGAGTCGCTTGACCGCGACGCCACCCATCAGCCCGATGCCGTTGACGATGACCCGTGGGGAGTCCGGGCTCGGCAGGTGTGCGGCGCGGGCGTCCTCGGTGTGCTCCCAGCCGAAGCCGCCCATGAACCCGACGCCCGACAGGCGCACGTCCATGTCGGGCGGGACGATGACCTCGACCCCACCCATGACGCCGACGCAGGTGATCGTGGTCTCCCGCTCGGAGAACACGGCCTCTCGCAGATCGATCACCGCGCCACCCATGAACCCGACGGCCACATGAGTGGGGGCGACGACCCATCGTCCGACCCGTTCGTGCCCGCTCATCACCCCGATCGTCAGGTGGTCACGCGGTTCGTCGGGATCCGCGTACCGGACGGGCAGGTTGTCGTTCTCGGAGTGCCAGGAGTCCTGGATCGAGCCGCCCGTGGCGGGCCGCGTCGTGGCCAGGTCGGTCGCGGCCTGGCCCGGAACCCCGTAGGCGTCCGGCGTGGAGTAGGTGCCGAGGTCGGAGAGCAGCGCATCGAGGTCGTCGATGTAGGTCGCCTCGAGCGCGGTGTTGGTCCGCTCGCGGAACTCGCTCACACCGAGCTTGCCCGCGCGCCAGGCGGTTGTCAGCCGCTCGATGGCGTGCTGCCGATCGGCGTCTCCGGCGCGCAACCGGGGACGTGAAGCCCAGTCGGGGGTTTCGGTCATGTGCCAACTTTTGCATACCGGCAGATCGACCCGGCACCGGCGTGCGAACCTGACCCTCACGTGGCTAGGATCACGGATGGGCCTGTTGCAGATGATGTGCATGCCCGTACACAGACCGGTGGCCTGCTGCCCTATCCCCCGAGGGGCAGTGGGCCACCTCTGTGTTGTAGGTGCGTGTGACAAGGGACGTGTGGTCCTTGAGCTCGTCGAAAGGACTTCGACAGGCTCAGCCGGCATGTGACCGACGCACAACGAATGTGCCGGAAGGGCAGCCAGCCCTGAGGGAACTTGCATCGCGCCAAGGAATCCTAGCGATGGCAGTTCGGATGCTGGTTCCCCGGATAGGGATAGCCCGGGTAGCACCAGCACCATGGCCAGTTTCCCCAGTAGTCGCAGTAGCACCCGTAGTGGTGGCAGCACCCGTAGTAGTAACAGCAGCCGTACTCGTCGTTGCCGGGGCCACACTGCGGGCTTGAGGGGTCTCCTGGTGTCGGT
Encoded proteins:
- the recR gene encoding recombination mediator RecR — translated: MYDGPVQDLIDELGRLPGVGPKSAQRIAFWLLDQPAEDVERLAHALIEVKQKVRFCSVCFNVTDEEVCRICRDPRRDRSSICVVEESKDVVAIERTREFRGRYHVLGGSISPIAGRGPGDLHIAELVRRLADESITEVILATNPNLEGEATATYLARLLGQTPGIQISRLASGLPVGGDLEYADEVTLGRAFSGRRYVS
- a CDS encoding YbaB/EbfC family nucleoid-associated protein — translated: MFPEGMDMGALLEQAQAMQQQLQQAQDELANATFVGTAGGGVVEATMTGGGELIGLVIKPEAVDLDDLESLSDLVIAAVRDASQQAVTRAQSVMPDLGGLGL
- a CDS encoding DUF1707 SHOCT-like domain-containing protein, translating into MTETPDWASRPRLRAGDADRQHAIERLTTAWRAGKLGVSEFRERTNTALEATYIDDLDALLSDLGTYSTPDAYGVPGQAATDLATTRPATGGSIQDSWHSENDNLPVRYADPDEPRDHLTIGVMSGHERVGRWVVAPTHVAVGFMGGAVIDLREAVFSERETTITCVGVMGGVEVIVPPDMDVRLSGVGFMGGFGWEHTEDARAAHLPSPDSPRVIVNGIGLMGGVAVKRLEIGEPLR
- a CDS encoding DNA polymerase III subunit gamma and tau; amino-acid sequence: MDDDLDLGTLDGDEQDDDVLDYQQDGLDLFGEPLADPRPACDIAADAGELLDLADSVNEMPEDAGEPGSEDARVVGDSESRDTVPSNSGEPGPSAQSDGVSRPTRPNRRNSVTTASASDPDPQAATRPEAPLALYRRYRPDTFADVIGQEHVTEPLMRAIANNRVNHAYLFSGPRGCGKTTSARILARCLNCAEGPTPTPCGVCDSCRALATGGPGSIDVIEIDAASHGRVDDARELREGVYFAPVASRYKVYIIDEAHMVTKEGFNALLKVVEEPPEHVKFIFATTEPDKVIGTIRSRTHHYPFRLVPPKTLAAYLERICDEEGVSVDRGVLPLVVRAGAGSVRDSLSVLDQLLGAAGETGVSYRQAAALLGYTPDALLDEIVDAFAAGDGRGVFATIDKVIEIGQDPRRFAEDLLERFRDLVIIAQVPDAISSGLIDVADDQAERLQTQAAALGPGELTRAAEVIAEGLVQMRGTTAPRLHLELLCSRVLLPASDLGGRDVHARLDRIERRLDMPDVMPGRAQQTPASSPAWDDAPAERPAAPRPTPTRAPEPEPSSTAEPQETASRRQRPARRPAASPAPTPDAAPGAPSTTPAAETGQPSRRQRPARSPAAAGQQAPASAPEPETPTVTAGAGVESIGTADVRRLWPQVLDEVKSRKRFTHALLSQNAHVIEVRGRDLLLGFANQGTLERFRDGGSADVLRECLMEVLGADLHVVSAVDGGPIQPGPAPQPARASTSGRRASHQASPDDPRPSAHTSRPDPAPQTERVAPPEPPDDPPEPDDEISESDVVIDDSNQDAAELLVQSLGAEIIDEQDS